A single region of the Bdellovibrio sp. GT3 genome encodes:
- the asnS gene encoding asparagine--tRNA ligase codes for MQTTLVKSLYRETEKHLDKEIQMSGWVRKIRDQKNFGFIELNDGSFFKGVQVVFDEKMANFADVAKLSIASSIIVTGKVVKSQGAGQSFEVLASKVEVIQKASAEYPLQNKRHSFEYLREIAHLRPRGNTFSAVFRVRSVLAYAIHKFFQEQNFVYVNTPIITGSDAEGAGEMFRVTTLKLDNPPKTADGKIDASKDFFGKETNLTVSGQLNGETFCAAFRDIYTFGPTFRAENSNTSRHAAEFWMIEPEIAFADLTANMELAEDMIKYIIRYVMEQCPEEMEFFSQFIEKGLFDKLNNVLNNNFARVTYTEAIDILKKSGKKFEFNVEWGIDMQSEHERFLAEEHFKRPVFVTDYPKEIKAFYMKLNADGKTVRAMDLLAPGIGEIIGGSQREDNLEILESRMTGHGLHLNDYSFYTDLRRYGSFPHAGYGLGFERMLMYVTGMTNIRDVIPFPRTPNNALF; via the coding sequence ATGCAAACGACACTGGTTAAATCACTTTATAGAGAAACTGAAAAACACCTGGATAAAGAAATCCAAATGTCCGGATGGGTTCGTAAGATCCGTGACCAAAAAAACTTTGGCTTTATCGAGTTGAATGACGGCTCTTTCTTTAAAGGTGTGCAAGTAGTCTTTGACGAAAAAATGGCAAACTTTGCTGACGTGGCAAAGCTTTCTATCGCAAGCTCCATCATCGTCACGGGTAAAGTGGTGAAGTCCCAAGGAGCAGGTCAATCATTCGAGGTTTTGGCTTCCAAAGTTGAAGTGATTCAAAAAGCTTCTGCGGAATATCCACTGCAAAACAAACGTCACAGCTTCGAGTACCTGCGCGAGATCGCGCACTTGCGTCCACGTGGTAACACGTTCTCTGCAGTTTTCCGTGTGCGTTCGGTATTGGCTTACGCAATTCATAAATTCTTCCAGGAGCAAAACTTCGTTTACGTGAACACTCCGATCATCACCGGCTCTGATGCTGAAGGTGCTGGTGAAATGTTCCGTGTAACAACATTGAAGTTGGACAATCCACCAAAAACGGCTGATGGCAAGATTGATGCTTCCAAAGATTTCTTCGGTAAAGAGACAAACTTAACGGTATCAGGCCAGTTGAATGGTGAAACATTCTGTGCGGCTTTCCGTGATATCTACACATTTGGTCCAACGTTCCGTGCGGAGAATTCAAACACCTCCCGTCACGCGGCGGAGTTCTGGATGATCGAGCCTGAGATCGCTTTTGCTGATTTGACAGCGAATATGGAATTGGCTGAAGACATGATCAAGTACATCATCCGCTACGTGATGGAACAATGTCCGGAAGAGATGGAATTCTTTAGTCAGTTCATCGAAAAAGGCCTGTTCGACAAGTTGAACAACGTTTTGAACAACAACTTTGCCCGTGTGACTTACACGGAGGCGATCGATATTTTGAAAAAATCCGGCAAGAAGTTTGAGTTCAATGTTGAGTGGGGTATCGACATGCAATCCGAGCATGAAAGATTCCTGGCTGAAGAGCACTTCAAACGCCCGGTTTTCGTGACGGATTATCCAAAAGAAATCAAAGCGTTCTACATGAAGCTAAACGCAGATGGTAAGACTGTTCGTGCCATGGACTTGTTGGCTCCTGGTATCGGGGAAATCATTGGTGGGTCCCAACGTGAAGACAATCTGGAGATCCTGGAATCCCGTATGACGGGTCATGGTCTGCATTTGAATGACTATTCTTTCTATACTGATCTTCGCCGCTATGGCAGTTTCCCACACGCAGGATACGGCTTGGGCTTTGAGCGTATGCTGATGTACGTGACGGGGATGACTAATATCCGTGACGTGATTCCATTCCCAAGAACGCCGAACAACGCTCTATTCTAG
- a CDS encoding substrate-binding domain-containing protein produces MSSVAHAKDWKVAVLYWSMKIEGQVAMRKGLEEQVQKYNTENKGKNSITVTPYVAGEGRAGIENQVNQLQQALKTKPNAIVIQPTDNSALASGLQEANKLKIPVIAYDQYIVNGDLTAFITSANYHAGRDNGQFITSLFKPEKKIRIVVFEYPQVSSTTERVDGFFDSLRSQNVRFEVVGVYQAVDPDSGKAAVKKFLKDFPAKDSVDLILTVNDGGGLEIIKELYAKKRTEIRHATFDGDPASVENIREDRLTVIDSAQFCGELGRESVRVLVKVLNGNPVERKIRVTTFPITKKNIAEYPGWMGVPKAVAPKKAEKKTTSPLARKEFDGNQKRIIRIGTTPLCPYICEKSPGVWTGYLFEILGEVSRDLGVELRLENVTTARLKQGLQNRKLDYIIAPEYLVRYMDDILVVGPQLGVNYTGALLDKANKAPQIFDRQSQVNKKIIYSDFGLQDGRIEAEFSGQKINKLSGSDVVERMVRIVAQKRMDVALGDYNVLRYYLLRDKGQFTLHPTSITGFSFLVLVGLKKNPQVQVLGTGLDEWFAQSRKNSHLQEILGRYNLTDWEMLARD; encoded by the coding sequence ATGTCTTCAGTCGCTCATGCCAAGGACTGGAAAGTGGCCGTTTTATACTGGAGTATGAAAATCGAAGGCCAGGTTGCCATGCGCAAAGGCCTCGAAGAGCAGGTTCAGAAATATAATACCGAAAACAAAGGAAAAAACTCCATCACTGTGACTCCCTATGTTGCGGGTGAAGGACGGGCCGGGATTGAAAATCAGGTCAATCAATTGCAACAAGCCTTAAAAACAAAGCCGAATGCCATCGTCATCCAACCGACTGACAACTCAGCCCTGGCTTCCGGTCTGCAAGAAGCCAATAAGTTGAAAATTCCGGTCATTGCCTACGATCAGTATATCGTGAACGGTGATCTGACTGCCTTTATCACGAGTGCGAATTACCATGCGGGGCGGGACAACGGGCAGTTCATCACAAGTTTATTCAAGCCTGAAAAGAAAATCAGAATTGTCGTTTTTGAGTATCCGCAGGTTTCATCAACCACGGAGCGGGTAGATGGTTTTTTTGATTCTTTAAGAAGTCAGAATGTCCGTTTTGAAGTTGTTGGTGTTTATCAGGCGGTTGATCCCGATTCAGGCAAGGCAGCCGTTAAAAAGTTTTTGAAGGATTTTCCAGCGAAAGACAGTGTCGATTTGATTTTGACCGTCAATGACGGTGGTGGTTTGGAGATAATCAAAGAACTTTATGCCAAGAAAAGAACCGAAATCAGACACGCCACCTTTGATGGGGACCCTGCTTCGGTTGAGAATATTCGAGAAGATCGTTTGACGGTTATTGATTCAGCTCAGTTCTGCGGGGAACTGGGGCGTGAATCCGTTCGGGTGCTTGTGAAAGTGCTAAATGGGAATCCGGTTGAACGCAAGATTCGTGTCACCACGTTCCCTATCACCAAAAAGAATATTGCGGAGTATCCAGGCTGGATGGGTGTGCCCAAAGCCGTTGCTCCCAAAAAAGCAGAAAAGAAAACCACCTCCCCTCTGGCGCGAAAGGAATTTGATGGAAATCAGAAGCGCATCATTCGCATTGGGACGACTCCACTTTGTCCGTATATTTGTGAAAAGTCCCCGGGTGTATGGACGGGTTATCTTTTTGAAATCCTAGGGGAGGTCTCTCGCGATCTCGGTGTTGAGCTGCGTTTGGAGAATGTGACGACTGCACGGTTGAAACAAGGGCTGCAAAATCGCAAGCTAGATTACATTATCGCGCCGGAATACCTGGTTCGTTATATGGATGATATTCTGGTCGTGGGTCCTCAGTTGGGGGTGAACTACACCGGAGCGCTGTTGGATAAAGCCAATAAGGCGCCGCAGATTTTTGACCGACAATCCCAGGTGAATAAGAAAATCATTTATTCTGACTTCGGACTTCAGGATGGACGTATTGAGGCTGAGTTTTCTGGACAGAAAATCAATAAGCTTTCAGGCTCCGACGTTGTTGAAAGAATGGTGCGCATCGTGGCGCAAAAACGCATGGACGTGGCGCTGGGAGATTATAACGTTCTCCGTTATTATCTGCTTCGCGATAAAGGGCAATTTACCCTTCATCCAACTTCCATCACCGGTTTTAGCTTTCTAGTCCTAGTGGGCCTTAAGAAAAACCCCCAGGTTCAGGTTTTGGGTACGGGTTTGGATGAGTGGTTTGCGCAATCCCGTAAGAACTCTCACCTTCAGGAGATTCTGGGCCGTTATAATCTGACGGACTGGGAGATGCTGGCTCGCGATTAA
- the dnaE gene encoding DNA polymerase III subunit alpha, translating to MSFVHLHTHSEYSLLEAACRVKAIAKKAAAMNMPAAALTDNGNMFGAVEFYFACKDNNVKPLLGLDAYLAPGSRLEKKQDRDQVAQGPRRLVFLAQNTKGYQNLCKLSTIGYQEGFYWKPRIDYEVIKEYNSDLICLTGGLRGEVAEAFMKEGADAALAKIRQLKEIFDDRLYLEMCRTGVPEWDQINPFLLEASKITGVPVVASNDVHYMTQDDQIAQEVLICIGTNKTLSDEGRFRLGTDEFYFKKPEQMVELFSDIPEAISNTLQIAERCDVKFKLKDDAGKPIYHLPTFPTDEGVTLKEDIARRSKEGLLQRFEEAAERGEAVPEEKKPDYFARLDYELGIIDRMGFNGYFLIVQDFIGWAKDHDIPVGPGRGSGAGSLVAYVLKITDLDPLPNFLLFERFLNPERISMPDFDIDFCQDRRQEVIRYVTEKYGQASVSQIITYGKLQTRAALKDVGRVLGMLFAEVDQVTKLIPDKLGISLKESLEMEPRLTEMMEMNPTVATLIDLAQRVEGMVRNAGIHAAGVIIGDGQLVKHAPLYKGADGEQVVQYDMKHAEKIGLIKFDFLGLKTLTHINIALKHIKKNRGKAITSRMIPMTDTATFEMMSRGDTAGVFQFEGEGITDATRKIRPSSFADITAITSLYRPGPMANIPDFTDRKHGKAPVEYLLEDTREVLSETYGIMVYQEQVMGIASRIAGYSLGEADMLRRAMGKKIKEEMDQHRERFMKGAIERGHNKDRSSELFDLMYKFADYGFNKSHAAAYSVVTLQTAWLKCHYPVEFFAALLSTELSDTDKIVKYSKDAAKRGITVKSPHVNFSEYFFGAHGDEVYFGLGGIKGVGQNAVEAIVEARENMPDKKFNSLDEFFNAIDLRRVNKKVIECLIKAGAFDGFGAHRNQLISGYQKFLDRAQGLQKDRELGQSSLFDLGPSTETIVKLEEVKSWNRTATLAYEKEVLGFYLSDHPLKGFDTLSEIFTTCKVVDLPAQMPAQGSPEWEAMQAAKKDWKNRDAAKKRVIVAGLITELRELITKKGTRMAFGKIEDLTGAVELVIFPDAFAKNGEMLKDERPMLIGGGLEVEEGVAKIMVDSVSPLEDILKKTKRMVFRLDRIPHQDYQSLSLLMKDNPGPTAVSLEIDIPDVRRRVMMEVGDISGVNVSNEFFEGVHSLFGRTDFIELR from the coding sequence ATGTCTTTTGTTCATCTGCACACCCATTCAGAATACTCCCTTTTAGAGGCTGCCTGCCGAGTTAAAGCAATCGCAAAAAAAGCGGCTGCCATGAACATGCCTGCGGCGGCGTTAACAGATAACGGCAACATGTTTGGTGCTGTTGAGTTTTACTTTGCCTGCAAGGATAACAACGTAAAACCACTATTGGGTTTGGATGCATATCTTGCGCCGGGTTCGCGTTTGGAGAAAAAACAAGACCGCGATCAGGTCGCTCAAGGGCCGCGCCGTCTGGTGTTCCTTGCGCAAAACACCAAGGGTTATCAAAACCTTTGTAAGCTTTCGACGATCGGTTATCAGGAAGGTTTTTACTGGAAACCGCGTATCGATTACGAAGTTATCAAAGAATACAATTCTGATTTGATCTGTTTGACGGGTGGACTGCGTGGTGAGGTTGCTGAAGCCTTTATGAAAGAAGGCGCGGATGCAGCGCTGGCCAAGATCCGCCAACTGAAAGAAATCTTTGATGATCGTCTGTATCTGGAAATGTGCCGTACCGGCGTTCCAGAGTGGGATCAGATCAATCCCTTCCTTTTGGAAGCTTCAAAAATCACGGGCGTCCCTGTGGTGGCTAGTAATGATGTTCATTACATGACTCAGGACGATCAGATCGCCCAAGAGGTATTGATCTGTATCGGAACCAATAAAACTTTGAGTGATGAAGGTCGTTTCCGTTTGGGAACGGATGAGTTTTATTTTAAAAAACCAGAGCAAATGGTTGAATTGTTCTCTGATATTCCAGAGGCCATCAGTAACACTTTGCAAATCGCCGAGCGCTGCGATGTGAAATTCAAACTTAAGGACGACGCTGGCAAGCCCATTTATCACTTGCCAACATTCCCCACTGACGAAGGCGTGACTTTGAAAGAAGACATTGCCCGTCGTTCAAAAGAAGGCCTGTTGCAGCGCTTTGAAGAGGCTGCAGAACGCGGGGAGGCTGTCCCTGAAGAGAAAAAACCGGACTACTTTGCTCGTTTGGATTATGAGCTGGGTATCATTGATCGCATGGGGTTCAACGGTTACTTCTTGATCGTCCAGGATTTCATCGGCTGGGCAAAGGATCACGACATCCCTGTGGGGCCAGGTCGTGGATCCGGTGCGGGTTCTCTGGTCGCATATGTATTAAAAATTACGGATTTGGATCCACTTCCAAATTTCCTTCTGTTTGAGCGTTTCCTGAATCCGGAACGTATCTCCATGCCCGACTTCGATATCGACTTCTGTCAGGATCGTCGTCAGGAAGTGATTCGTTATGTGACCGAGAAATACGGTCAGGCTTCAGTTTCTCAGATCATCACCTACGGTAAGTTGCAGACTCGTGCTGCTCTGAAAGACGTGGGTCGCGTATTGGGAATGCTTTTCGCTGAAGTGGATCAGGTGACAAAGCTGATTCCGGATAAATTGGGGATCAGTTTGAAAGAGTCTCTTGAGATGGAGCCTCGCCTGACTGAGATGATGGAGATGAATCCAACGGTTGCGACTTTAATCGATCTTGCACAGCGTGTGGAAGGTATGGTTCGAAACGCAGGGATCCATGCGGCCGGTGTTATCATCGGTGATGGTCAGTTGGTGAAACACGCGCCGCTTTATAAAGGCGCTGATGGCGAGCAAGTCGTTCAATACGATATGAAGCATGCCGAGAAAATCGGTTTGATCAAATTCGACTTCCTGGGATTGAAGACGCTGACTCACATCAACATAGCGTTGAAACATATCAAAAAGAATCGTGGCAAGGCGATCACGTCACGCATGATTCCGATGACCGATACGGCCACCTTTGAAATGATGTCACGTGGTGATACCGCAGGGGTGTTCCAGTTCGAGGGTGAGGGCATCACCGATGCCACTCGTAAAATCCGTCCATCGTCATTTGCGGATATCACTGCGATCACGTCGTTGTACCGTCCGGGTCCGATGGCAAATATTCCTGACTTTACAGATCGTAAGCATGGCAAAGCGCCGGTTGAATATCTTCTGGAAGACACTCGTGAGGTCTTGTCTGAGACCTACGGGATTATGGTTTATCAAGAACAGGTTATGGGTATCGCCTCGCGAATCGCCGGTTACTCTCTCGGGGAAGCCGACATGCTTCGTCGTGCGATGGGTAAGAAGATCAAAGAGGAGATGGATCAGCACCGTGAACGTTTCATGAAGGGTGCGATCGAAAGAGGACACAACAAAGATCGTTCTTCTGAGTTGTTTGATCTGATGTATAAGTTTGCGGATTACGGTTTCAATAAATCCCATGCCGCTGCTTACTCCGTTGTTACGTTACAGACGGCCTGGTTGAAGTGCCACTATCCTGTTGAGTTCTTTGCTGCACTTCTTTCCACCGAGTTGTCTGATACGGATAAAATCGTCAAGTACTCCAAGGATGCGGCAAAGCGTGGAATCACGGTTAAATCCCCGCATGTGAATTTCTCGGAATATTTCTTTGGTGCCCATGGGGACGAAGTTTACTTCGGTCTGGGCGGGATCAAGGGTGTTGGGCAAAATGCGGTTGAAGCCATTGTTGAAGCCCGTGAAAACATGCCTGACAAGAAGTTCAACTCTCTGGATGAATTTTTCAATGCGATCGATCTTCGTCGCGTAAATAAAAAAGTGATCGAGTGTTTGATTAAAGCTGGTGCCTTCGATGGGTTCGGTGCACACCGGAATCAGTTGATCAGCGGTTATCAGAAATTCCTGGATCGAGCTCAAGGTTTGCAAAAAGACCGTGAGCTGGGGCAGTCGTCATTGTTTGATCTGGGGCCTTCTACAGAAACTATTGTTAAACTGGAAGAGGTAAAATCCTGGAACCGTACAGCGACTCTGGCTTACGAAAAAGAAGTTTTGGGTTTCTATCTGAGTGATCACCCGTTGAAGGGGTTTGATACACTATCTGAGATCTTTACGACTTGTAAAGTTGTGGATTTGCCAGCCCAGATGCCAGCTCAGGGTTCACCTGAATGGGAAGCCATGCAGGCCGCCAAGAAAGACTGGAAAAACCGCGATGCTGCGAAAAAGCGCGTGATCGTCGCCGGCCTCATCACTGAGTTGCGTGAGTTGATCACGAAAAAAGGAACTCGTATGGCTTTCGGTAAGATCGAGGATCTGACCGGGGCGGTGGAGTTGGTGATCTTCCCCGATGCTTTCGCCAAGAATGGTGAGATGCTGAAAGATGAGCGTCCGATGTTGATCGGCGGTGGTCTTGAGGTCGAGGAAGGGGTGGCAAAGATCATGGTGGATTCTGTGTCTCCGTTGGAGGACATTTTAAAGAAAACCAAACGTATGGTCTTTAGGCTGGATCGTATTCCGCACCAGGATTATCAGAGTTTGAGTTTATTGATGAAGGATAATCCCGGTCCAACGGCAGTAAGTCTGGAAATTGATATACCCGACGTCCGTCGCCGTGTGATGATGGAAGTAGGCGATATATCCGGTGTGAATGTCAGCAATGAGTTCTTTGAAGGCGTCCATTCCTTGTTTGGACGAACGGATTTTATTGAATTGAGGTAA
- the guaA gene encoding glutamine-hydrolyzing GMP synthase, whose protein sequence is MLRGFIILDFGSQFTQLIARRLREMGYYSEIHSYKYPTEEILKKKPYGIILSGGPNSVYETGAPQRDIQELRNISPLFCVCYGMQLLTHSLGGRVAKAQHREYGLNYVTWTEVVKGVPQKQKVWMSHGDVVEAVPEGFKVIANSDGDHPAAMRGENVLAVQFHPEVAHTEHGLDLLKYYTTEMCHAPADWDAPHIKDHLMDDIRKKVQPQDHVLVGLSGGVDSTVVATLLTKALGADRVHCVFVDNGLLRKNEYESVLKNYEGLGLNVRGVDATQEFMTALAGKADPEDKRKAIGRVFIEVFDKSYDKSLPIKWLAQGTLYPDVIESVSSIGGSVTIKSHHNVGGLPEKMNLKLLEPVRELFKDEVRAMGAQLGLSKELLWRHPFPGPGLAIRVLGEVTPEKLRILKDADEIYISELRKHGLYEKIWQAFCVLLPVKTVGVQGDSRTYDHVLALRAVTSSDGMTADWYPFEFAFLREVSNLITNKVKGVNRVVYDVTSKPPGTIEWE, encoded by the coding sequence ATGCTGCGTGGATTTATTATTTTGGATTTTGGTTCGCAATTCACACAGTTGATTGCGCGCCGTTTACGTGAAATGGGATATTATTCGGAAATTCATTCCTATAAATATCCAACAGAAGAAATTCTTAAAAAGAAACCTTATGGAATCATTCTAAGTGGCGGACCTAATTCAGTTTATGAGACTGGTGCTCCGCAAAGAGATATCCAGGAGCTTCGTAACATAAGTCCTTTGTTTTGCGTTTGTTATGGGATGCAATTGCTGACTCACTCATTGGGTGGCCGTGTTGCAAAAGCTCAGCACCGTGAGTATGGGCTGAATTATGTAACATGGACGGAAGTCGTAAAAGGCGTTCCGCAAAAGCAGAAAGTTTGGATGAGCCATGGTGACGTCGTTGAGGCGGTCCCTGAGGGCTTTAAAGTCATCGCAAACTCTGATGGTGATCATCCGGCGGCCATGCGCGGAGAAAATGTCCTGGCAGTTCAGTTTCATCCGGAAGTGGCTCATACCGAGCACGGATTGGATTTGTTGAAATACTACACGACGGAAATGTGTCACGCCCCTGCTGACTGGGATGCTCCTCATATCAAGGATCACTTGATGGACGACATTCGTAAGAAAGTTCAACCCCAAGATCACGTTTTGGTGGGCTTAAGTGGCGGCGTTGATTCCACCGTAGTCGCGACCTTGCTAACCAAAGCTCTGGGTGCGGACCGTGTTCACTGCGTGTTTGTGGATAACGGTTTGCTGCGAAAAAATGAATACGAATCCGTATTGAAAAACTATGAAGGTCTTGGTTTGAATGTTCGTGGTGTCGATGCGACTCAGGAGTTCATGACTGCACTTGCCGGTAAAGCGGATCCTGAAGACAAGCGTAAAGCCATCGGCAGGGTGTTTATTGAAGTCTTTGATAAAAGCTATGATAAGTCATTGCCAATCAAGTGGCTTGCGCAAGGGACTCTGTATCCGGATGTGATTGAAAGCGTCTCGTCAATTGGCGGAAGTGTCACAATCAAATCTCATCATAATGTGGGTGGCTTGCCGGAGAAAATGAATCTTAAATTGTTGGAACCGGTGCGTGAGCTTTTTAAAGACGAAGTTCGTGCTATGGGTGCGCAATTGGGTCTTTCAAAAGAGCTATTGTGGCGTCATCCGTTTCCAGGGCCGGGATTGGCGATTCGTGTTCTGGGTGAAGTGACACCAGAGAAATTGCGCATTTTGAAAGATGCCGATGAAATTTACATTTCTGAACTTCGCAAACACGGGTTATATGAAAAAATCTGGCAGGCATTCTGTGTGCTTCTGCCGGTTAAGACTGTCGGTGTACAGGGCGATTCCAGAACCTACGATCATGTTCTTGCATTGCGTGCTGTGACCTCCAGTGATGGCATGACAGCTGACTGGTATCCTTTCGAATTTGCCTTCCTTCGTGAAGTATCAAATTTGATCACCAACAAGGTGAAGGGTGTAAATCGCGTCGTTTATGATGTGACCAGTAAGCCTCCGGGAACTATCGAGTGGGAATAG
- a CDS encoding MFS transporter, whose product MLINVAPLRKYRDFRLLYFGQMVSLLGSMVTYVAIPYEVYELTKDNWLVGMLGLVQLLPVLVFGILGGTFADRMDRRKLLLTSEIIMTLIILAQALNACREKPSVPLIFVLVAIFQSVLGFHRPAMEAMTQKIVEPEDYPAIGALGSFRWAAGAIVGPALGGVLIAKFGVKGAYFFDVISFAAAFVALYMMSRMPAPEKRDESPLEDAKVGLKYALSKPELVGTYVIDIVAMVFAFPVALFPAMSENWGGATAAGALFSAMAVGSLLMTLFSGWTGKVRHHGRAVVIAATLWAVFIIGVGFAQNLWVAVLFLALAGAADMMSGLFRGIIWNQTVPNNLRGRLSGIEMISYMSGPLLGNARAGWVAAKYSVPVSVASGGLICAVMVVLTGFLLPQFWRYQSQGKDEQKLTPPEGLTQGS is encoded by the coding sequence ATGCTTATTAATGTTGCTCCCCTTCGTAAATATCGTGATTTCCGACTTCTTTATTTTGGACAGATGGTTTCTCTTTTGGGGAGCATGGTGACTTATGTGGCGATTCCCTATGAGGTCTATGAGTTGACCAAAGACAACTGGCTGGTGGGAATGTTGGGTTTGGTCCAACTGTTGCCAGTTCTAGTGTTTGGAATTTTAGGTGGAACTTTCGCGGATCGCATGGATCGCAGAAAGCTGCTGCTGACTTCAGAAATTATCATGACATTGATTATTCTGGCTCAGGCCTTGAATGCGTGTCGGGAAAAACCGTCGGTGCCGTTGATCTTTGTTTTAGTTGCGATCTTTCAGTCTGTTTTGGGGTTTCATCGTCCTGCGATGGAGGCCATGACTCAAAAAATTGTTGAGCCCGAGGATTATCCGGCCATCGGTGCGCTGGGAAGTTTTCGTTGGGCGGCGGGCGCCATCGTGGGGCCGGCCCTGGGTGGTGTGTTGATTGCGAAGTTTGGCGTTAAAGGCGCTTACTTTTTTGATGTTATCAGTTTTGCAGCAGCCTTTGTTGCTTTGTATATGATGAGTCGTATGCCGGCTCCTGAAAAGCGGGACGAATCCCCGTTGGAAGATGCCAAGGTCGGACTTAAATATGCCCTTTCAAAACCCGAACTTGTCGGTACCTATGTGATCGATATTGTTGCGATGGTATTTGCATTTCCTGTCGCATTGTTTCCGGCCATGTCTGAAAATTGGGGAGGAGCCACAGCAGCAGGCGCTTTGTTTTCTGCGATGGCCGTGGGCTCTTTGCTAATGACTTTGTTCAGTGGTTGGACCGGGAAGGTTCGACATCACGGTCGTGCGGTGGTGATTGCGGCAACTCTTTGGGCGGTGTTCATCATCGGAGTGGGGTTTGCTCAGAATCTTTGGGTGGCCGTTTTGTTTTTAGCATTGGCCGGTGCGGCGGATATGATGAGTGGATTATTTCGAGGTATTATTTGGAATCAGACAGTTCCCAACAACCTGCGCGGCCGGTTGTCAGGAATTGAAATGATCTCGTATATGTCGGGACCACTATTAGGAAATGCCCGTGCGGGTTGGGTTGCAGCGAAGTATTCTGTGCCTGTCAGCGTTGCGAGTGGTGGATTGATTTGTGCTGTTATGGTCGTTTTAACAGGCTTTTTGTTGCCTCAGTTTTGGCGCTATCAGAGTCAAGGCAAAGATGAGCAAAAACTTACTCCCCCAGAGGGGTTAACGCAAGGCTCCTAA
- the guaB gene encoding IMP dehydrogenase, with protein MEREIPFALTFDDILLLPQFSEITPTEVVPRSFFARDKYLNTPVISAAMDTVTENRTARVMAQFGGLGIIHKNLSIDKQALEVEKVKKYESGMIMDPLTLGPDHMVQEALDLMEKYSISGVPITVDGLLVGILTNRDLRFEENFNQPIRNLMTQENLVTAKMGTTLDEAKKILQKHRIEKLPVVDAKGKLKGLITIKDIEKARNYPQATKDNHGRLFVGAAIGVGTDSAERAEALVAAGVDVLCVDTAHGHSKNVVDMVKHVSKKFKDVIVVAGNVVTADGTKALIEAGADVVKVGVGPGSICTTRVVAGVGMPQISAVMDCARIAKAKGKTIIADGGIKFSGDITKALALGANTVMIGNLLAGAEESPGETILFQGRSYKVYRGMGSLGAMAKGSKDRYGQMDIEDNEKLVPEGIEGKVAYKGPASGIIHQLVGGLKSGMGYLGAGNIDELQARAKFVQISAAGLRESHVHDVSITKEAPNYRIES; from the coding sequence ATGGAACGTGAGATCCCTTTTGCACTGACATTTGATGATATTTTGCTGCTTCCTCAATTTTCTGAAATCACACCGACGGAAGTGGTTCCACGCAGCTTTTTCGCCCGCGACAAATATTTAAATACGCCAGTCATATCTGCTGCGATGGATACGGTGACTGAAAATCGCACAGCCCGGGTCATGGCGCAATTCGGTGGCTTAGGGATTATTCATAAAAATCTTTCGATTGATAAACAGGCACTTGAAGTTGAAAAGGTAAAAAAATATGAGAGCGGTATGATCATGGACCCACTGACGCTGGGACCGGATCATATGGTGCAAGAAGCTTTGGATTTGATGGAAAAGTATTCTATCAGCGGTGTGCCGATTACGGTGGATGGCTTGCTGGTGGGGATATTAACAAATCGCGACCTGCGTTTTGAAGAAAACTTTAATCAACCCATTCGCAATCTGATGACTCAGGAAAATCTGGTCACCGCGAAAATGGGAACGACTCTGGATGAAGCTAAAAAAATTCTGCAAAAGCATCGTATTGAAAAACTTCCGGTGGTTGATGCCAAAGGAAAGTTAAAAGGTCTGATCACTATCAAGGATATCGAAAAGGCCAGAAATTATCCGCAGGCGACCAAGGATAATCACGGTCGTTTGTTCGTGGGTGCGGCGATCGGTGTGGGTACTGATTCTGCGGAGCGTGCAGAAGCACTTGTTGCGGCGGGCGTGGATGTTCTTTGTGTGGACACGGCTCATGGACATTCAAAAAATGTTGTGGACATGGTGAAACATGTTTCCAAGAAATTTAAAGACGTGATTGTGGTTGCCGGTAATGTGGTGACTGCTGATGGCACCAAAGCGTTGATTGAAGCGGGTGCTGACGTTGTCAAAGTGGGTGTCGGTCCTGGCAGCATTTGCACCACACGTGTGGTGGCAGGTGTTGGTATGCCTCAGATCTCTGCGGTGATGGATTGCGCACGTATTGCCAAAGCCAAAGGAAAAACAATCATTGCTGATGGTGGTATCAAGTTTTCCGGCGATATTACGAAAGCACTGGCGTTGGGTGCCAACACAGTGATGATCGGAAATCTTCTTGCTGGTGCCGAAGAGTCCCCAGGCGAAACAATTCTTTTTCAAGGGCGCAGTTACAAAGTTTATCGCGGCATGGGCTCGCTGGGTGCCATGGCAAAGGGTTCCAAGGATCGCTACGGGCAAATGGATATCGAAGACAATGAAAAGCTGGTACCTGAAGGTATCGAAGGCAAAGTGGCCTACAAGGGACCTGCCAGCGGAATTATCCATCAGCTGGTCGGTGGTTTGAAATCTGGCATGGGCTATTTGGGAGCTGGAAATATTGATGAGCTTCAGGCGCGTGCAAAATTTGTTCAAATCAGCGCAGCGGGTCTGCGTGAGTCGCACGTTCATGATGTCAGTATCACCAAAGAAGCTCCGAACTACAGAATTGAAAGTTAA